A single Aggregatilinea lenta DNA region contains:
- a CDS encoding transporter substrate-binding domain-containing protein, with protein sequence QALDQGADVVFAAGGKTGNGGLIEVASAVTDAPPPYCIGVDSDQWLTVPEAHPCLVSSAMKLLDKGVADIIVSIATDAATPGNFYGAAALAPFHDLEDAVPQDVKDELVEVAQGLADGAISTGYGAAAEEPAAEEPVATEEAMEPAATEEAAEETSSGSSSDLGIVSIGTNAEYPPFEFVDEDSNVTGFDVDLMNAIAADQGFELNWVNTRWDGIFVALQSGEFDAVASAATITDEREEIIDFSNPYFNAGQTIAVKEDRTDEISTLDDLAGLRVGVQSGTTGDLAASEVSGVEVVRYDEITLAFQALDSGDVDAVVNDGPVSAEIISSNPEMGVVLVGDPFTDEFYGIAVNPDRPELLDAVNAGLANLIQSGTYEEIYLNWFGTEPPSQFMPD encoded by the coding sequence CAGGCGCTGGACCAGGGCGCGGACGTGGTGTTCGCGGCAGGCGGCAAGACGGGTAACGGTGGTCTGATCGAAGTGGCGAGCGCCGTGACCGACGCCCCGCCGCCGTACTGCATCGGCGTGGACTCGGACCAGTGGCTGACCGTGCCTGAGGCGCACCCGTGCCTCGTTTCCAGCGCGATGAAGCTGCTGGACAAGGGTGTGGCGGACATCATCGTGAGCATCGCGACTGACGCGGCGACGCCGGGCAACTTCTACGGCGCTGCGGCCCTCGCGCCGTTCCACGATTTGGAAGACGCCGTTCCGCAGGACGTCAAGGACGAACTGGTGGAAGTCGCTCAGGGTCTGGCCGATGGCGCGATCTCGACCGGCTATGGCGCGGCGGCTGAAGAGCCTGCGGCGGAAGAGCCTGTGGCGACTGAAGAAGCGATGGAACCGGCTGCCACCGAAGAAGCGGCTGAAGAAACCTCTTCGGGCAGCAGCTCGGACCTGGGCATCGTGTCTATTGGCACGAACGCCGAGTATCCGCCCTTCGAGTTTGTGGACGAAGACAGCAACGTGACCGGGTTCGACGTGGACCTGATGAACGCCATCGCGGCGGACCAGGGCTTCGAGCTGAACTGGGTCAACACCCGTTGGGACGGCATCTTCGTGGCGCTGCAGTCGGGTGAATTCGACGCAGTGGCCAGCGCGGCGACCATCACCGACGAGCGTGAAGAGATCATCGACTTCTCCAACCCGTACTTCAACGCAGGGCAGACCATCGCCGTGAAGGAAGATCGCACGGACGAGATCTCGACCCTCGACGATCTGGCGGGCCTGCGCGTGGGCGTCCAGTCGGGCACCACGGGCGACCTCGCCGCGAGTGAAGTGAGCGGTGTGGAAGTCGTGCGCTACGACGAGATCACCCTGGCCTTCCAGGCTCTCGATTCGGGTGACGTGGACGCCGTGGTGAACGACGGCCCCGTCAGCGCCGAAATCATCAGCAGCAACCCCGAAATGGGCGTTGTGCTGGTGGGCGATCCGTTCACGGATGAGTTCTATGGCATCGCGGTGAACCCCGATAGGCCGGAGCTGCTCGACGCGGTCAACGCCGGTCTGGCGAACCTCATTCAGAGCGGCACGTACGAAGAGATCTACCTGAATTGGTTCGGCACTGAGCCGCCGTCCCAGTTTATGCCCGACTAA
- a CDS encoding DMT family transporter: MTLFLIVLFGLIGGVAVGIQSPISSQISQRLGGSLESVFIVHLSGTLIAGALLLLKGEAQFGNWRVLPWYAAIAGVFGVIVISAINFTIPRIGATASVTLVVAGQLIIGLIIDQFGWFETSVREIDVSRLLGVAVLLLGTWLVVRS; the protein is encoded by the coding sequence ATGACCCTGTTCTTGATCGTGCTCTTCGGTTTGATCGGCGGCGTGGCCGTTGGCATTCAGTCCCCCATCTCCAGCCAGATCAGCCAGCGACTGGGCGGCAGCCTGGAAAGCGTTTTTATCGTGCACCTCAGCGGGACGCTGATCGCGGGGGCGCTGCTGCTGCTCAAGGGCGAAGCTCAGTTTGGCAACTGGCGCGTTCTGCCGTGGTATGCCGCTATTGCCGGCGTGTTCGGCGTGATCGTGATCTCCGCGATCAACTTCACCATTCCCCGCATCGGCGCGACGGCCAGCGTGACGCTCGTGGTGGCCGGGCAGCTGATCATCGGCCTGATCATCGATCAGTTCGGCTGGTTCGAGACGTCCGTGCGCGAGATTGACGTGAGCCGATTGCTGGGCGTGGCGGTGCTGCTGCTCGGTACGTGGCTGGTCGTGCGGTCGTAG
- a CDS encoding serine hydrolase → MRLRSLWLCIAILLVVGISALVVPRSGAQDSTPTAAPNVYVEAIERANLRSGPGVNYPVVGDIGAGAYYQALARHEFVPWLQIDYPGAAVAWVYNDLVTITGNIYTLPIVSDYPPVVSLTPTPLIVRTATPTGQAPLTTPAASPTTTANAAPDTTDTAVAAPSDTPAPTAASIESAGGPPERTEPPASPTATIAGPIATILAGPTNVRYGPGIDYPPIVELDEGGAYPVTGLHAMVPWVEIALPESATGRGWVYRDLVEIGGDTSQVPVISSFDFNLPDLTPTPQTVVVNAPPWDTVQVAPGTLAESLGEQMNGYLLEQGFDPYAHEFGSVFLLDLRTGDTFTLNDGVAYSGMSLTKIPILTAYFQQHEGPLGTDDAFLVADTMMCSENLTTNALLEDIGDGDGVTGAQRVTALMQNLGLRSTFIMAPYVTSENEERPNVGTVQTNVDQVRAEPDPFNQTTPKDLGWLLAGIYQCAMDGSGLLTETYPDDFTVQECRQMLSAMDANVINVFIEAGVPEDATVIHKHGWVDNTHGDAGIVIGPDDAYVLVAVLHSDEWLPFENTSPTIAELSRLAWNTLNPTEPVAEIHPGTVPDLCNPREDPVMDVLLASDLPAPGPVFAATTAPAVTESPPDTALSPTPGVTRTPVSTAAADDAIPAG, encoded by the coding sequence ATGCGTCTGCGCAGTCTGTGGCTCTGCATCGCGATTTTGCTCGTGGTGGGCATCAGCGCGCTGGTCGTTCCGCGCAGCGGCGCGCAGGACTCGACGCCTACGGCAGCTCCCAACGTGTACGTCGAGGCGATCGAGCGCGCCAACCTGCGCAGCGGGCCGGGCGTCAACTACCCGGTCGTGGGCGACATCGGCGCGGGCGCGTACTATCAGGCGCTGGCGCGGCACGAGTTCGTGCCCTGGCTGCAAATCGACTATCCCGGCGCGGCGGTCGCATGGGTTTACAACGACCTCGTGACGATCACAGGCAACATCTACACGCTGCCTATCGTCAGCGACTATCCGCCCGTCGTATCGCTGACTCCCACCCCGCTGATCGTGCGCACCGCGACGCCGACCGGGCAGGCCCCGCTGACAACGCCCGCCGCATCCCCAACCACCACAGCCAACGCCGCGCCCGACACCACCGACACCGCAGTCGCCGCGCCGAGCGACACACCCGCGCCCACCGCCGCCAGCATCGAGTCGGCAGGCGGACCGCCCGAACGCACCGAGCCGCCCGCTTCGCCCACGGCGACCATCGCCGGACCGATCGCCACCATCCTGGCGGGGCCGACCAACGTGCGCTACGGGCCGGGCATCGACTACCCGCCCATCGTCGAGCTGGATGAAGGTGGGGCCTATCCTGTCACGGGCCTGCACGCAATGGTCCCGTGGGTCGAGATCGCCCTGCCGGAATCCGCCACCGGGCGCGGCTGGGTCTACCGCGATCTGGTCGAGATCGGCGGCGACACCAGCCAGGTGCCGGTTATCAGCAGCTTCGACTTCAACCTGCCGGACCTGACGCCGACCCCGCAGACGGTGGTGGTCAACGCGCCGCCGTGGGACACGGTACAAGTCGCGCCGGGCACGCTGGCCGAGTCACTGGGCGAGCAGATGAACGGCTATCTGCTCGAACAGGGCTTCGACCCCTACGCGCACGAGTTCGGCTCGGTGTTCCTGCTCGATCTGCGCACGGGCGACACGTTTACGCTCAACGACGGCGTGGCCTACAGCGGCATGAGCCTGACCAAGATCCCGATCCTGACGGCGTACTTCCAGCAGCACGAGGGGCCGCTGGGCACGGACGACGCCTTCCTGGTGGCGGACACGATGATGTGCAGCGAGAACCTGACGACGAATGCGCTGCTGGAGGACATCGGCGACGGGGACGGCGTCACGGGCGCGCAGCGCGTCACGGCGCTGATGCAGAACCTGGGCCTGCGCAGCACGTTTATCATGGCCCCCTACGTCACCAGCGAAAATGAGGAGCGGCCCAACGTCGGCACGGTGCAGACCAACGTCGATCAGGTCCGTGCGGAGCCGGACCCCTTCAACCAGACGACGCCCAAAGACCTGGGCTGGCTGCTGGCGGGCATCTACCAGTGCGCGATGGATGGCAGCGGCCTGCTGACCGAGACCTATCCCGACGACTTCACCGTGCAGGAATGCCGCCAGATGCTCAGTGCGATGGACGCCAACGTGATCAACGTGTTCATCGAAGCGGGCGTGCCGGAAGACGCCACCGTGATCCACAAACACGGCTGGGTCGATAACACGCACGGCGACGCCGGGATCGTGATCGGCCCCGACGACGCCTATGTGCTGGTGGCCGTGCTGCACAGCGATGAGTGGCTGCCCTTCGAAAACACGTCGCCCACCATCGCGGAGCTGTCGCGTTTGGCGTGGAATACGCTCAACCCCACCGAACCGGTGGCCGAGATTCACCCCGGAACCGTGCCGGATCTGTGCAACCCGCGTGAGGATCCGGTCATGGACGTGCTGCTGGCAAGCGATCTGCCCGCGCCGGGTCCGGTCTTCGCCGCGACCACTGCGCCCGCCGTGACGGAATCCCCGCCCGACACAGCGCTCAGCCCGACTCCCGGCGTCACCAGGACGCCAGTCAGCACGGCGGCAGCGGACGACGCGATTCCTGCAGGTTGA
- a CDS encoding amino acid ABC transporter permease has product MSDQSHSPDIEPSSFPDPEQSGETIPPQTWSDRAWGIFVGLPWWAIIIGVAAVIVIYSMVTSVVYQRIIDFLADQPTWTTDDLYEVVQVVGEPEMIVGQYVGETQDSVETVINQLLRDVIDSDIVTRSGFLVREDPASVTVRIEGGDEVEILKSDIVSEERTESDDGTQITIDYIDKVTVTGTLTDLDGDHMTVRTVSAEQETFDKARITDRESDMLPCPNDQPDCEPVERVTIEREGETLTGKLTALSDTSLTIQIRPGSTREVRLSDADYYYVPTLTIAVNEDAASQAITPGEAVRIAYVEGTDIEAALDQMQQLQGLAVPLVYTEGDAEADMVAYPDLDAALAAASAGEVDALVFLSDGDDRMAVADWVEGNPDAGVVLPEPPRECTRNCQATVKLADDSISGTVVDETDSTITVQTVAPEFVVLDRDQIVDNRQMKRGECALNNPLACDAGIFLTLRVTFEAYALALIIGLIVGLMRVQRNPILYAISTLYVEVIRGIPLLVILLYAGFVFSPRLRDLTGIELSDQSEAIFGLAFGYGAFIAEIFRAGIQSISRGQMEAARSLGMSYPQAMRYVILPQAVRVVLPPLGNDFIAMLKDSALISVLALPDLLQLGRLYISRTFRAFEGYNTVAMMYLLMTLFLSMLVRLIERRTRLPR; this is encoded by the coding sequence ATGTCCGATCAATCCCATTCACCTGACATTGAGCCTTCCAGTTTTCCCGATCCCGAGCAGTCAGGCGAGACGATCCCTCCCCAGACGTGGTCCGATCGCGCCTGGGGCATTTTTGTTGGCCTACCCTGGTGGGCGATAATTATTGGCGTCGCAGCGGTGATCGTTATCTACTCGATGGTGACTTCCGTTGTCTACCAGCGCATCATCGACTTCCTGGCCGACCAGCCAACCTGGACCACCGACGATCTGTACGAGGTAGTGCAGGTGGTGGGCGAACCGGAAATGATCGTCGGGCAGTACGTCGGCGAAACCCAGGACTCGGTCGAGACAGTCATCAACCAACTGCTGCGCGACGTCATCGACAGCGACATCGTCACGCGCTCCGGCTTCTTGGTACGCGAGGACCCCGCCTCAGTTACGGTCCGCATCGAGGGCGGCGACGAGGTCGAGATCCTCAAATCAGACATTGTCAGTGAAGAACGGACCGAGAGCGACGACGGCACTCAGATCACCATCGATTACATCGACAAGGTGACCGTCACCGGAACGCTGACCGATCTCGATGGCGACCACATGACGGTCCGCACTGTGTCCGCCGAGCAGGAAACGTTCGACAAGGCGCGCATCACCGACCGCGAGTCGGACATGCTGCCTTGCCCGAACGACCAGCCGGATTGCGAGCCGGTCGAGCGCGTGACCATCGAGCGCGAGGGCGAAACGCTCACCGGCAAACTGACCGCGCTTAGCGACACGTCGCTTACCATCCAGATCCGGCCCGGCTCAACGCGCGAGGTCCGCCTGTCCGACGCGGACTACTATTACGTGCCCACGCTCACCATCGCAGTGAACGAGGACGCCGCCAGCCAGGCGATTACCCCCGGCGAGGCGGTGCGCATCGCATACGTCGAGGGCACGGACATCGAGGCCGCGCTGGACCAGATGCAGCAACTTCAGGGGCTGGCGGTCCCGCTGGTGTATACCGAGGGTGACGCCGAAGCCGACATGGTGGCCTATCCCGACCTGGATGCGGCGCTGGCGGCGGCCAGCGCAGGCGAGGTCGATGCGCTGGTGTTCCTGTCGGACGGCGACGATCGCATGGCTGTGGCCGACTGGGTGGAGGGCAATCCCGACGCCGGGGTGGTGCTGCCGGAGCCGCCGCGCGAGTGCACGCGCAACTGTCAGGCAACGGTCAAGCTGGCCGACGACAGCATCAGCGGCACGGTGGTGGATGAAACCGACAGCACGATCACGGTCCAGACCGTCGCGCCGGAGTTCGTCGTGCTCGACCGCGACCAGATCGTGGACAACCGCCAGATGAAGCGCGGTGAGTGCGCGCTGAACAACCCGCTGGCATGCGACGCCGGTATCTTTCTGACACTGCGCGTCACGTTCGAAGCCTATGCCCTGGCGCTGATTATCGGCCTCATCGTCGGGCTGATGCGTGTCCAGCGCAACCCGATCCTGTACGCCATCTCGACGCTGTACGTCGAGGTCATTCGCGGTATCCCGCTGCTGGTGATCCTGCTCTACGCCGGGTTCGTGTTCAGCCCGCGCCTGCGCGACCTGACCGGCATCGAGCTGAGCGACCAGTCCGAGGCGATTTTCGGCTTGGCCTTCGGCTATGGCGCGTTCATCGCGGAGATCTTCCGCGCGGGCATCCAGAGCATCAGTCGCGGGCAGATGGAAGCCGCGCGCAGCCTGGGCATGAGCTACCCACAGGCGATGCGCTACGTTATCCTGCCGCAGGCGGTGCGCGTGGTGCTGCCGCCGCTGGGCAACGACTTCATCGCCATGCTCAAGGACTCCGCGCTGATCTCCGTGCTGGCCCTGCCCGACCTGCTGCAGTTGGGCCGCCTGTACATCTCGCGCACGTTCCGTGCCTTCGAAGGCTACAACACGGTTGCGATGATGTACCTGTTGATGACGCTGTTTTTGTCGATGCTCGTCCGGTTGATTGAGCGCCGCACGCGCTTGCCTCGTTAG
- a CDS encoding DUF2283 domain-containing protein, which translates to MAVINVENYLRLLSDVKETPGGNIWLSYDAEADVLYVSFKQPGDATDSELTDEDVILRYDGDEIIGFTVLHASER; encoded by the coding sequence ATGGCCGTAATCAATGTCGAAAACTATCTGCGATTGCTGTCTGACGTAAAAGAGACGCCCGGCGGCAATATCTGGTTGTCTTATGATGCCGAGGCAGATGTGTTATACGTGAGCTTCAAGCAGCCCGGCGATGCAACAGACAGTGAATTGACCGACGAGGACGTGATCCTGCGCTACGACGGGGACGAAATCATCGGGTTTACCGTGCTTCACGCCAGTGAGCGCTAA
- a CDS encoding BMP family ABC transporter substrate-binding protein — MFKNRRWIGLLVLVLIAALALAACGGDDEEEPTSVPTTVPTVAAEPTEAVVEATEEVIEPAVTEEAAAPVATEEAMATEMAAIATEEVLEPVATEEMVAATEIAMEPVVTEEAVAVAMATEEAMEPVATEAAMEPVVTEEAVAVAMATEEMMEPVVTEEVVMATPVATEAVMEPAATEEAIVAAPDLIDCEAVDLSGLQIGLVTDVGQINDKSFNQSSWEGVLAAESCGADVDYIETQDPVDYASNIAEFAENDYNIIVTVGFALGEATLEAAATYPDITFIGVDQFQAEPMDNVVGLVFHEDQSGFLAGVLAARLTESGT, encoded by the coding sequence ATGTTCAAGAACAGACGTTGGATCGGACTACTCGTCTTAGTACTGATCGCAGCGCTGGCATTGGCGGCCTGCGGCGGGGACGACGAGGAAGAGCCGACATCTGTCCCGACAACTGTGCCGACAGTTGCCGCAGAGCCGACTGAAGCTGTGGTCGAGGCGACCGAAGAAGTGATCGAACCGGCTGTGACTGAAGAAGCAGCGGCTCCGGTTGCGACAGAAGAGGCGATGGCGACCGAGATGGCCGCGATCGCGACGGAAGAAGTCCTTGAGCCTGTGGCCACCGAGGAAATGGTGGCCGCGACCGAAATAGCAATGGAACCCGTTGTGACGGAAGAAGCCGTTGCCGTTGCGATGGCGACTGAAGAGGCAATGGAACCCGTTGCTACCGAAGCAGCGATGGAACCCGTTGTGACGGAAGAAGCCGTTGCCGTTGCGATGGCGACCGAAGAAATGATGGAACCGGTTGTGACGGAAGAAGTCGTGATGGCGACGCCGGTCGCGACGGAAGCCGTGATGGAACCGGCGGCAACGGAAGAAGCGATTGTGGCTGCGCCTGACCTGATCGACTGCGAGGCGGTGGATCTGAGCGGGCTGCAGATCGGTCTGGTGACCGACGTGGGCCAGATCAACGACAAGAGCTTCAACCAAAGCTCGTGGGAAGGCGTGCTGGCGGCGGAGAGCTGCGGCGCGGACGTGGACTACATCGAGACACAGGACCCGGTGGATTACGCGAGCAACATCGCCGAGTTTGCCGAGAACGACTACAACATCATCGTGACAGTTGGCTTCGCACTGGGCGAAGCGACGCTGGAAGCGGCGGCGACGTACCCGGACATCACGTTCATCGGGGTGGACCAGTTCCAGGCCGAGCCGATGGACAACGTGGTCGGGTTGGTGTTCCACGAGGACCAGTCAGGCTTCCTGGCGGGCGTGCTGGCGGCCCGGTTGACGGAAAGCGGCACGAT